A window of the Methyloprofundus sp. genome harbors these coding sequences:
- a CDS encoding methionine sulfoxide reductase catalytic subunit: protein MLIKDNPHILSHDITPQTIFQNRRNIIKAATGISITSLMPKLVEAQIKKYAAIPVGSYSAALATTDSQDVANYTNYYEFTTNKTDSTVLASKLSTSPWNVTVEGEAEKTGTFNLEDILKNNPLEERIYRFRCVEAWSMVVPWIGFPLGAMLQQFKPTSKAKYVEFTTLYDPEVMVGQKSRTLAWPYVEGLRIDEAMHPLAFMATGMYDDDLPKQNGAPLRLVIPWKYGFKSIKAIVKIRFTETMPATAWNKMAASEYGFYANVNPSIPHPRWSQSRERILGASIFTPKRKTEIFNGYGEQVASLYTGMDLKKHF, encoded by the coding sequence ATGCTAATTAAGGACAACCCACACATTTTAAGTCACGACATAACACCTCAAACTATTTTTCAAAATCGCCGCAATATTATCAAAGCAGCGACTGGCATCAGCATTACCTCGCTCATGCCTAAGCTAGTCGAAGCACAAATTAAAAAATATGCAGCAATTCCTGTTGGCTCATATTCAGCGGCACTAGCCACCACTGATTCTCAAGATGTCGCTAATTACACCAATTATTACGAATTTACTACCAATAAAACTGACTCTACCGTCTTAGCCAGCAAATTATCAACTAGCCCTTGGAACGTAACTGTTGAGGGTGAAGCAGAAAAAACGGGTACTTTTAATTTAGAAGACATTTTAAAAAACAACCCATTAGAAGAACGCATTTATCGCTTTCGTTGTGTAGAAGCTTGGTCGATGGTCGTACCTTGGATTGGCTTCCCTCTAGGAGCAATGCTGCAACAATTCAAACCGACATCCAAAGCAAAATACGTTGAATTCACCACGCTATATGACCCTGAAGTGATGGTTGGCCAAAAAAGCAGGACTCTCGCTTGGCCCTATGTTGAAGGCTTACGAATTGATGAAGCCATGCACCCGTTAGCCTTTATGGCAACGGGCATGTATGACGATGACCTACCCAAGCAAAATGGCGCACCACTACGCCTGGTCATACCTTGGAAATACGGATTTAAAAGCATCAAAGCGATTGTTAAAATTCGCTTTACCGAGACTATGCCGGCTACTGCATGGAATAAAATGGCCGCTAGCGAATACGGTTTTTATGCAAATGTAAACCCCAGCATACCGCACCCTCGCTGGAGCCAAAGCAGAGAACGTATTTTAGGTGCCAGCATCTTTACTCCGAAACGTAAAACAGAAATTTTTAATGGCTATGGCGAACAAGTCGCGTCACTGTATACAGGTATGGATCTAAAAAAACATTTCTAA
- a CDS encoding type IV pilus assembly protein PilV codes for MTLLTHKITTHKTTYGFTLLEVLIAMVVFAIGMLGLAGMQGTALKDNNDAYMRSQAVFFAYDMGDRIRANPDFWDTLINQPGTGAATLLANRAVVLGFGAYPFCSTDDQSGVGAGADPAFCSPTQLAQYDWYRVRQDIIDMLPNGSLVLSKTIGSDGASVIRTVVSWNMTNTTVNNIAPSFTYDVRP; via the coding sequence ATGACCTTATTGACTCATAAAATAACGACGCATAAAACAACATATGGCTTCACACTACTAGAAGTACTCATTGCAATGGTGGTTTTTGCTATTGGCATGCTTGGCTTAGCTGGCATGCAAGGCACCGCCCTTAAAGACAATAATGATGCTTATATGCGATCACAAGCAGTATTTTTTGCTTATGATATGGGCGATAGAATCAGAGCCAACCCTGATTTTTGGGACACCCTGATTAACCAACCAGGCACTGGTGCAGCAACGCTACTCGCTAATCGAGCCGTCGTCCTTGGCTTTGGTGCCTATCCTTTCTGTAGCACCGATGATCAGTCAGGCGTTGGTGCAGGCGCCGACCCAGCTTTTTGCTCACCCACCCAATTAGCGCAATATGACTGGTATAGAGTGCGCCAAGATATTATCGACATGCTCCCAAATGGTAGCTTAGTACTGAGTAAAACTATCGGGAGTGATGGTGCATCCGTTATTCGTACCGTGGTGTCATGGAATATGACCAATACCACGGTTAATAATATTGCCCCTTCTTTTACCTACGACGTAAGACCATGA
- a CDS encoding type IV pilus assembly protein PilE, with product MKKMSDGFTLIELMIVVAIVGLLSAIAYPSYVEHMEKGRRVIAQGEILSFASAMEQWYVQHGSDYRATNVDDVAPNVYASTITIDGTAMYNIAVTAVTASAYTIRATPISGTAQYGNGYVQLTSAGGRSWNKPSGLIAFWE from the coding sequence ATGAAAAAAATGAGTGATGGATTTACCTTAATAGAACTTATGATCGTGGTTGCTATTGTTGGCCTTTTGTCCGCAATTGCTTACCCCTCCTATGTGGAACATATGGAAAAAGGCCGCAGAGTCATTGCCCAAGGCGAAATACTATCCTTTGCCAGTGCCATGGAGCAATGGTATGTTCAACACGGCTCTGACTATCGCGCGACCAATGTTGATGATGTAGCGCCAAACGTATACGCATCCACGATAACAATTGATGGGACTGCCATGTATAACATAGCTGTCACCGCTGTCACTGCAAGTGCTTATACCATTCGCGCCACACCGATATCAGGTACAGCACAATATGGTAATGGCTATGTACAGCTCACTAGTGCTGGTGGCAGATCATGGAATAAACCAAGCGGTTTAATCGCTTTTTGGGAATAG
- a CDS encoding 1-acyl-sn-glycerol-3-phosphate acyltransferase, with protein MTQQPISYQGNPMSLYLRSSLLFISVLSVTVIFGILMLIAALLPFALQYKLAAIWGKFVLNAAKVICGINYQITGLENISQQKNAIVLCKHQSAWETIALIALLPPQCILLKKSLLWIPFWGWAMATLKPIAIDRSTPKAALSQLLKQGAQRLQEGFWVVMFPEGTRTAPGEQHKFSASGALLAQRTGFPVIPIAHNAGEFWPRNSFVKYPGTIQLKIGAPITVAGRKSKEINAEAEAWIANTMQEINTTK; from the coding sequence ATGACGCAGCAACCTATATCTTATCAAGGTAACCCTATGTCACTTTACCTGCGCTCAAGCTTGTTATTTATTAGCGTATTATCAGTCACTGTCATATTTGGCATATTGATGCTAATAGCCGCACTACTCCCTTTTGCATTACAGTATAAACTGGCAGCCATATGGGGAAAGTTTGTGTTAAATGCCGCTAAAGTGATTTGCGGCATCAACTACCAAATAACGGGGCTAGAAAATATTAGCCAACAGAAAAATGCTATCGTTCTCTGCAAGCACCAATCTGCATGGGAAACCATTGCTTTAATTGCCCTATTGCCACCGCAATGTATTCTGTTAAAAAAATCATTACTCTGGATTCCTTTTTGGGGCTGGGCCATGGCTACTTTAAAGCCTATTGCTATCGACCGCTCTACGCCTAAAGCAGCCCTTTCTCAACTACTAAAGCAAGGTGCACAACGTCTGCAAGAAGGTTTCTGGGTCGTCATGTTTCCAGAAGGAACCAGAACTGCACCTGGTGAACAACATAAATTTAGTGCCAGTGGCGCTTTGCTTGCGCAACGTACTGGTTTTCCAGTTATTCCTATTGCTCATAATGCAGGTGAGTTCTGGCCACGCAATAGTTTTGTAAAATACCCTGGCACTATCCAATTAAAAATTGGCGCGCCCATTACCGTTGCAGGCCGTAAAAGCAAAGAAATTAATGCCGAAGCAGAAGCATGGATTGCCAATACTATGCAAGAAATTAATACAACCAAATAA
- a CDS encoding glycyl-tRNA synthetase alpha chain, which translates to MSSSNNDLSTFQGLILALQNYWSEKGCVLLQPLDLEVGAGTFHPATFLRAIGPEPWNAAYVQPSRRPTDGRYGENPNRLQHYYQFQVVLKPSPKDIQELYLGSLRHIGLDLLEHDVRFVEDNWESPTLGAWGLGWEVWLNGMEVSQFTYFQQVGGLECRPVTGELTYGLERIAMYIQGVKSVYDLVWSNGPQGSVTYGDVFHQNEVEMSEYNFDHAKVDFLFASFDTYEAESAKLIELNLPLPAYEMVLKASHVFNLLDARHAISVTERQRYILRVRNMSKAVAKTYYARREALGFPMVNKSGEQA; encoded by the coding sequence GTGTCTAGTTCAAATAACGATTTATCTACATTTCAAGGACTTATCCTTGCATTACAAAACTACTGGTCTGAGAAAGGCTGTGTTTTACTACAGCCGCTTGATTTAGAAGTAGGAGCAGGCACCTTTCATCCCGCTACTTTTTTGCGTGCAATTGGTCCCGAGCCATGGAATGCGGCATACGTACAACCATCACGTCGCCCGACCGATGGTCGTTATGGTGAAAACCCTAACCGTTTGCAACACTATTATCAGTTTCAAGTTGTATTAAAACCTTCCCCTAAAGATATTCAAGAGCTTTATCTTGGCTCTCTACGTCATATTGGCTTAGATTTATTAGAGCATGATGTACGCTTTGTAGAAGATAACTGGGAATCTCCTACCCTTGGCGCATGGGGACTAGGCTGGGAAGTTTGGCTAAATGGTATGGAAGTCTCGCAATTTACTTATTTTCAACAAGTTGGCGGCCTAGAATGTCGCCCTGTTACAGGTGAATTAACCTACGGCCTTGAGCGCATTGCCATGTATATTCAAGGCGTTAAAAGTGTCTATGATTTAGTTTGGTCAAATGGTCCACAAGGATCTGTTACTTATGGTGACGTATTCCACCAAAACGAAGTGGAAATGTCTGAATATAACTTTGACCATGCTAAAGTTGATTTTCTATTTGCTAGCTTTGATACTTATGAAGCTGAATCAGCAAAATTAATTGAGTTAAATTTGCCACTCCCTGCTTATGAAATGGTGTTGAAAGCATCACACGTCTTTAATTTACTGGATGCGCGTCATGCCATTTCTGTTACCGAACGTCAACGCTATATATTAAGAGTAAGAAATATGTCCAAGGCGGTTGCTAAAACTTATTATGCCCGCCGTGAAGCCTTAGGCTTTCCAATGGTTAACAAATCTGGAGAGCAAGCATGA
- a CDS encoding type IV fimbrial biogenesis protein FimT, with protein sequence MNTLKRRAPQTPSYHFHGFTLIELLIVVSIIGIGTSIGMPSLMSAINEQKLTAQANDMVASLNLARSTSVKRRQVVTIRKISGWEDGWNIFVDGDGNGAINGADVILKTYPALTEGSVTITPTGGYATYISYNPNGRANTNGHFKFCPPSSVSSSREVTIAGSGRIRTTSYTTNCP encoded by the coding sequence ATGAACACCCTAAAGAGACGAGCACCCCAAACACCTTCTTATCATTTTCATGGCTTTACCTTAATTGAACTCTTGATTGTTGTCTCTATTATTGGCATTGGCACCAGCATTGGCATGCCGTCTCTTATGAGTGCCATTAATGAACAAAAATTGACCGCACAAGCAAATGATATGGTGGCCTCCTTAAACTTGGCACGTAGCACCTCGGTAAAGCGCCGGCAAGTCGTTACCATTCGAAAAATTAGTGGATGGGAAGATGGCTGGAACATATTTGTTGATGGAGATGGCAATGGCGCTATTAATGGAGCTGATGTCATATTAAAAACCTACCCAGCCTTAACTGAAGGTAGTGTCACCATCACTCCTACAGGTGGCTATGCCACCTATATTTCATATAACCCAAACGGTAGAGCAAATACCAATGGCCACTTCAAGTTTTGCCCCCCCAGCAGTGTAAGTAGTTCACGTGAGGTAACTATTGCAGGTTCTGGGCGCATACGCACCACATCTTATACTACCAATTGCCCATAA
- a CDS encoding D-glycero-D-manno-heptose 1,7-bisphosphate phosphatase: MSTTAKYVLLDRDGVINRDENNFIKSPDEWLPITGSMEAIALLNKAGYQVAVITNQSGVGRGHYSDATLTAIHVKMTKMLATVGGNISHIYYCPHLPDAGCSCRKPKPGMLLQFSQDTGVALTDVFFIGDSLRDLQAGQAAGAKPLLVKTGNGTDTLAANPDLNIPIFEDLYDAATYILSR; encoded by the coding sequence ATGAGCACGACGGCTAAGTATGTTTTACTTGATCGTGATGGTGTGATTAATCGTGATGAAAACAACTTTATCAAATCTCCCGACGAATGGCTGCCCATCACAGGGAGCATGGAAGCCATCGCTTTATTGAATAAAGCAGGCTACCAAGTGGCTGTGATTACCAACCAATCGGGAGTCGGTCGTGGACACTATAGCGATGCAACTTTAACCGCTATTCATGTCAAAATGACCAAAATGTTGGCTACTGTTGGCGGCAATATTAGTCATATTTATTACTGCCCACATTTACCCGATGCTGGCTGCAGTTGTAGAAAACCCAAGCCTGGCATGCTACTCCAGTTTAGCCAAGATACAGGGGTAGCCTTAACAGATGTTTTTTTTATTGGTGATTCATTACGCGATTTGCAAGCAGGACAAGCAGCTGGCGCAAAACCATTACTGGTAAAAACAGGCAATGGTACAGATACACTTGCCGCTAACCCGGATTTAAATATTCCTATTTTTGAGGATCTTTATGACGCAGCAACCTATATCTTATCAAGGTAA
- a CDS encoding exodeoxyribonuclease III: MRIITINTNGIRAAERKGFFTWLAQQNADFVCIQETKAQPEQLTAPTFAPTGYHCHYHSAIKKGYSGVAIYSKQQPDNIIEGMGFSDIDNEGRYLEFQVGKLSVISLYLPSGSSKKERQDFKYSVMDRFMPYLQERSKNGRDYVICGDWNIAHKEIDLKNWKPNQKNSGFLPDERAWLDRLFEQEPWHDAFRIINQEPDQYTWWSNRGQAWAKNVGWRIDYQVISEQLKDKVQSASIYKEQRFSDHSPLIIDYNYTP, from the coding sequence ATGCGCATTATCACAATAAACACCAATGGAATCCGGGCTGCAGAACGCAAAGGTTTTTTTACTTGGCTAGCACAACAAAATGCAGATTTCGTCTGCATACAGGAAACCAAGGCACAACCCGAGCAACTCACCGCCCCTACATTTGCACCTACAGGCTATCACTGCCACTATCATAGTGCGATAAAAAAAGGCTATAGTGGAGTCGCCATCTATAGCAAACAACAACCCGATAATATTATTGAAGGTATGGGGTTTTCTGATATAGACAATGAAGGGAGGTATTTAGAGTTTCAAGTAGGCAAACTAAGCGTCATTTCTTTATACTTGCCTTCAGGATCATCTAAAAAAGAACGCCAAGACTTTAAATATAGTGTCATGGATCGCTTTATGCCTTATTTACAAGAGCGCTCTAAAAATGGCCGCGACTATGTCATTTGTGGCGACTGGAATATTGCCCATAAAGAAATTGATTTAAAGAACTGGAAGCCCAATCAAAAAAATTCGGGTTTTTTACCCGACGAGCGCGCTTGGCTAGACAGGTTATTTGAACAAGAACCGTGGCATGATGCCTTTAGAATAATCAACCAAGAGCCTGACCAATACACATGGTGGTCAAATCGCGGACAAGCTTGGGCTAAAAACGTTGGTTGGCGCATTGACTATCAGGTTATTAGTGAGCAATTAAAAGACAAAGTACAATCAGCATCAATCTATAAAGAACAGCGCTTTTCGGATCATTCGCCGCTAATTATAGATTACAACTACACACCTTAA
- a CDS encoding methionine sulfoxide reductase heme-binding subunit, producing the protein MRFSKNSWSLIKIFVFLLSLAPFALLLQDTLQDQLGANPIETLHFRLGDWALRFLCLGLALTPLKKLLHQSWPIRFRRMLGLFAYFYACLHFLVYIVLDLSFSWEAFVDEVPQSPYILVGLFTFLLLTPLALTSSQYMQKCLGKTWVQLHKLVYLASVSAVIHYLWLVKSDLSEPLFYTAVIAVLLGVRLVVFFKTKRTRRSHPPISTWKQEN; encoded by the coding sequence ATGCGGTTCTCTAAAAATAGCTGGAGCCTTATAAAAATTTTTGTTTTTTTATTGAGCCTAGCACCCTTTGCGCTATTACTACAAGATACCTTACAGGATCAGCTAGGCGCAAACCCAATAGAAACCTTACATTTTCGATTAGGTGACTGGGCATTGCGCTTTCTGTGCTTAGGGCTTGCACTAACCCCGTTAAAAAAGCTATTACATCAAAGCTGGCCCATTCGATTTCGCCGCATGCTCGGCTTATTTGCCTATTTTTATGCCTGCCTACATTTCCTAGTGTATATCGTGCTGGATCTATCTTTTTCTTGGGAAGCCTTTGTTGACGAAGTACCGCAAAGCCCATATATATTAGTTGGCTTGTTTACCTTTTTACTATTAACACCACTAGCACTTACCTCAAGTCAATACATGCAAAAATGCCTAGGTAAGACTTGGGTGCAACTCCACAAATTAGTATATTTAGCGAGTGTGAGTGCGGTGATACACTATCTTTGGCTGGTAAAGTCCGACTTAAGTGAGCCACTTTTTTATACCGCAGTCATTGCGGTATTGCTCGGAGTCCGCTTGGTTGTTTTTTTTAAAACCAAGAGAACCCGCCGCTCTCACCCTCCCATATCTACATGGAAACAAGAGAATTAA
- a CDS encoding large subunit ribosomal protein L31 — protein sequence MKPEIHPEYKQITVTCGCGNEFVTGSVLGKDLHIEVCSACHPFFTGKQRVVDTAGRVDKFRKRYSK from the coding sequence ATGAAACCAGAAATTCACCCAGAATATAAACAAATAACCGTTACGTGCGGTTGTGGTAATGAGTTTGTTACAGGCTCAGTATTAGGTAAGGATTTACATATCGAGGTATGTTCAGCTTGCCACCCTTTCTTTACAGGAAAACAACGAGTTGTCGATACGGCGGGTCGTGTGGATAAATTCCGTAAGCGTTATAGTAAATAG
- a CDS encoding glycyl-tRNA synthetase beta chain, whose amino-acid sequence MNATQHLLFELGCEELPPASLRQLSNALLENIQQGLQAADLSFGISISYATPRRLAVLIKDLVSAQADKSVEKRGPAVQAAFNDEGEPTKACQGFAKSCGTTVDQLSRLKTSKGEWLAFTQLIQGQASVDLIPDIIRKSITQLPIAKRMRWGASNTEFVRPVHWAVLMYGKTIISTEILGLNTGNTTYGHRFHAPTGINISAPENYEATLLEHGKVIPDFDKRMQIIEDAANSAATAVEGIAYIEADLLAEIAALNEFPVPITGNFDKRYLALPAEVLITTMQINQKYFPVKNATGELLPHFITFSNIESNNPTAIREGNERVIMPRLADAEFFWNQDRKLRLEERTEQLDNIIFQKKLGSLADKSVRVAKLAEFIAHSLQIDSDLVNRAAKLAKTDLITNMVEEFASLQGLMGRYYALADGESAEVAQAIEEQYYPKQSGSPTAASSTGQILAIAEKLDTLTGIFSAGMIPTGDKDPYALRRAALGILRTIIENKLEINLITCIDFSLQQFKHDFDLEKVRPLVIQFIYERLKGYSLDHGYTADEFDAVLAVIPEKPYDFQRRLQAVQNFRKLPEAESLAAANKRIGNILKKSDNAPASNIGQLIESAEITLLASAEQAESDITPLLATNDYQAALNRLAELRSDVDAFFDHVMVMCDNLELRAHRLALLNKLAKLFLQIADISKLQS is encoded by the coding sequence ATGAATGCCACCCAACACTTATTATTTGAATTAGGCTGTGAAGAATTGCCACCCGCATCACTACGGCAACTGAGCAACGCCTTATTAGAAAATATCCAACAAGGCTTGCAAGCAGCAGATTTATCCTTTGGCATCAGTATCAGCTACGCTACTCCGCGCCGCCTTGCTGTATTAATTAAAGACTTAGTCAGTGCTCAAGCGGATAAAAGCGTTGAAAAACGTGGCCCAGCTGTACAAGCTGCTTTTAATGATGAAGGTGAACCAACAAAAGCCTGCCAAGGCTTTGCCAAAAGCTGCGGCACAACTGTCGACCAACTATCCCGCCTGAAAACGAGTAAGGGAGAATGGCTAGCCTTTACGCAATTAATCCAAGGGCAAGCAAGTGTTGACTTAATCCCTGACATTATCCGTAAAAGCATTACTCAATTACCCATTGCCAAGCGTATGCGCTGGGGCGCATCAAACACAGAATTTGTACGCCCTGTACATTGGGCGGTATTAATGTATGGCAAAACCATCATCAGCACTGAAATATTAGGCCTGAATACTGGCAACACCACCTATGGGCACCGCTTTCATGCACCTACGGGCATTAACATCAGTGCCCCGGAAAATTATGAAGCAACCTTATTAGAACACGGCAAGGTTATTCCGGATTTTGATAAGCGCATGCAAATCATTGAAGATGCTGCCAATAGTGCTGCTACCGCAGTAGAGGGTATTGCCTATATAGAAGCCGACTTATTAGCAGAAATTGCCGCATTAAATGAGTTTCCTGTGCCTATTACTGGTAATTTTGATAAGCGCTACCTAGCCTTACCTGCTGAAGTACTCATTACTACCATGCAGATTAACCAGAAGTACTTTCCTGTTAAAAATGCAACGGGTGAGCTGCTGCCGCACTTTATTACTTTTAGTAATATTGAAAGCAACAACCCCACCGCAATCCGCGAAGGTAACGAGCGCGTTATTATGCCACGCTTAGCTGATGCTGAGTTTTTCTGGAATCAAGATCGCAAACTACGCTTAGAAGAACGTACCGAGCAACTTGACAATATTATTTTTCAGAAAAAGCTAGGCAGTTTGGCAGATAAATCAGTACGCGTTGCCAAATTAGCAGAATTTATTGCACACAGCTTACAAATTGATAGTGATTTAGTTAACCGCGCCGCAAAGCTAGCTAAAACAGACTTAATCACCAATATGGTGGAGGAGTTTGCCAGCTTACAAGGCTTAATGGGACGTTATTATGCATTAGCGGATGGTGAATCAGCTGAAGTGGCGCAAGCTATTGAAGAGCAATATTATCCCAAACAATCGGGTAGCCCGACTGCTGCTAGTAGTACAGGACAAATATTGGCCATTGCCGAAAAGCTAGATACCTTAACAGGAATTTTCAGTGCGGGCATGATTCCCACTGGCGATAAAGATCCTTATGCCTTACGGCGCGCGGCGCTCGGAATTCTCAGAACCATTATTGAGAACAAACTAGAAATCAACTTGATTACTTGCATTGATTTTTCTCTACAGCAATTCAAGCATGACTTTGATCTAGAAAAAGTACGCCCGTTAGTCATTCAGTTTATTTATGAACGTCTCAAAGGCTATAGCTTAGACCATGGCTATACCGCTGATGAATTTGATGCCGTACTAGCGGTTATACCTGAAAAACCTTACGATTTTCAGCGTCGTTTACAAGCAGTGCAAAATTTCAGGAAATTACCGGAAGCAGAAAGCTTAGCAGCAGCTAATAAGCGCATCGGCAACATCCTAAAAAAATCAGATAATGCACCGGCTAGCAATATTGGTCAATTGATTGAATCTGCTGAAATTACATTACTAGCATCCGCAGAGCAAGCCGAATCAGATATTACACCACTATTGGCAACCAATGATTATCAAGCTGCATTAAACCGCTTAGCTGAGCTACGTAGCGATGTTGATGCGTTTTTTGATCACGTTATGGTGATGTGTGATAATTTGGAATTGCGTGCACATCGTCTGGCACTGCTGAATAAATTAGCAAAACTGTTTTTGCAGATTGCCGACATCTCTAAGTTACAAAGCTAA
- a CDS encoding type IV pilus assembly protein PilW produces the protein MIKLSKHNTGFTLIELMIAVVLSSIFIGGITQVFSRTAQNFRTQRTLSNMMEDARFALDKMNSEFRRTGFLTNRLLPNGTPDFIFHPGIAVDYNAGGYTIRNNGVTTPGNLFTMGTTETIRGAINPAGPASDNVIIRYQLAPDATGTIDFNSEYSPCTNGFSLNGGSNTDQYIISIIFYMGASATVNSNVLYCRAFKENLDNAASNQLQATAVPLISNVERLRILYGETDGTNNMAYKASNQVNNWANVKSARISLALRSEESNISVNAPGNYTINGQFSIAPTNAGENRLYRVFSTTAAFRN, from the coding sequence ATGATTAAATTAAGCAAACACAACACAGGTTTTACTTTAATCGAGCTGATGATAGCCGTAGTACTGTCCAGCATATTTATTGGTGGTATCACTCAAGTATTTAGCCGCACCGCGCAAAACTTTCGCACCCAAAGAACCTTAAGCAATATGATGGAAGATGCCCGTTTTGCTCTGGACAAAATGAATAGTGAATTTAGGCGGACTGGCTTTTTAACAAATAGGTTATTACCTAATGGGACACCAGATTTTATTTTTCACCCCGGCATTGCTGTTGATTATAATGCGGGGGGTTACACCATTAGAAATAATGGAGTAACAACTCCTGGCAATCTGTTCACCATGGGAACCACCGAAACCATTCGGGGAGCAATCAATCCCGCTGGACCTGCTTCTGATAATGTCATTATCAGGTATCAACTTGCTCCAGATGCTACGGGCACTATAGATTTTAATAGCGAATACTCGCCCTGCACTAATGGCTTCAGTTTAAACGGCGGCAGTAACACTGACCAATATATTATATCCATTATTTTTTACATGGGAGCAAGTGCAACAGTTAACTCCAATGTACTATACTGTCGCGCTTTTAAAGAAAATTTAGATAATGCTGCTAGCAATCAACTACAGGCCACTGCTGTGCCATTAATTTCAAATGTAGAAAGGCTACGTATTTTATATGGAGAAACAGATGGTACTAATAATATGGCCTACAAGGCTAGTAACCAAGTAAATAATTGGGCAAATGTTAAATCTGCTCGCATCAGCTTGGCCTTACGCAGTGAAGAAAGCAATATTTCAGTCAATGCACCAGGTAACTACACCATCAATGGTCAATTCTCCATAGCACCTACCAATGCCGGTGAAAATCGCCTGTACCGAGTTTTTTCTACCACAGCCGCTTTCCGTAACTAA